The following proteins are co-located in the Petrotoga sp. 9PWA.NaAc.5.4 genome:
- a CDS encoding glutamate-5-semialdehyde dehydrogenase yields MDLESYVLEKAKKAKSVSGEFGLSSDNEKVKILYSIAKHIEDKMDYIISENTKDVEKAKQVGISKALLDRLTLNKDRLVNIANSVRKVAELPNYVGNITEMWKRPNGLLIGKMIVPLGVIAIVYEARPNVTVDAAALCIKSGNTVILRGGSEAINSNIALVNVIHSAIEEAGFSKDIVQFLDVIDRKAVDELMKLYDYIDVLIPRGGHSLITNTIENSKIPVIQTGEGNCHVYVDKDADVEKALKITENAKISRPSVCNAAEKLLVHSSIADIFLPKVYKIFENKVELRGCERTLKILPQIKSANDEDWGSEYLDYIMAIKVVDSVEEAIGHINKYGTKHSEAIITENYTTSQKFLNMIDAAAVYVNASTRFTDGEEFGFGAEMGISTQKLHVRGPIGIKELTTTKYIVLGNGQVR; encoded by the coding sequence ATGGATTTAGAGAGTTATGTTTTGGAAAAGGCTAAAAAGGCGAAATCTGTTTCCGGGGAATTTGGATTGAGTTCTGATAATGAAAAAGTGAAGATTTTGTATAGTATTGCTAAGCATATTGAAGATAAGATGGATTACATTATTTCCGAAAATACTAAAGACGTTGAAAAAGCAAAGCAAGTAGGGATTTCAAAAGCTTTGCTTGATAGATTAACTTTGAATAAAGATCGGTTGGTGAATATTGCTAATAGCGTTAGAAAGGTTGCAGAACTTCCTAATTATGTTGGAAATATTACTGAAATGTGGAAAAGGCCCAATGGGTTGTTGATTGGAAAGATGATAGTTCCTTTAGGGGTAATCGCGATAGTTTATGAGGCAAGGCCAAACGTTACTGTGGATGCTGCTGCATTGTGTATAAAATCAGGAAATACAGTTATTTTAAGAGGTGGTTCTGAAGCGATAAACTCCAATATTGCGTTGGTAAATGTGATTCATTCTGCTATTGAAGAAGCGGGTTTTTCAAAAGATATTGTGCAGTTTTTAGACGTTATAGACAGAAAAGCTGTTGATGAGTTGATGAAGTTGTACGATTACATTGATGTATTAATACCTCGAGGTGGTCATTCCCTTATAACAAATACGATAGAGAATTCAAAGATTCCTGTTATTCAAACGGGAGAGGGGAATTGTCATGTGTATGTTGATAAGGATGCAGACGTTGAGAAAGCGTTAAAAATTACGGAAAATGCAAAAATTAGTAGGCCTTCTGTGTGTAACGCTGCAGAAAAGCTTTTGGTTCATAGTTCTATTGCCGATATTTTTCTGCCAAAAGTGTATAAGATTTTTGAAAACAAGGTAGAGTTGAGAGGATGTGAACGTACTTTAAAGATCCTTCCTCAGATAAAATCAGCTAACGATGAAGATTGGGGAAGTGAATACCTCGATTATATTATGGCAATTAAAGTTGTTGACAGTGTTGAAGAAGCAATTGGACATATAAACAAGTACGGCACAAAACATTCGGAAGCTATAATAACAGAAAACTATACAACTTCACAAAAGTTTTTGAATATGATAGATGCGGCTGCGGTGTATGTGAATGCTTCTACAAGGTTCACAGATGGAGAAGAGTTCGGATTCGGAGCAGAGATGGGAATAAGTACGCAAAAACTGCATGTTCGAGGACCTATTGGAATAAAAGAACTAACTACGACAAAGTATATAGTATTAGGAAATGGGCAGGTGAGGTAG
- the proC gene encoding pyrroline-5-carboxylate reductase: protein MGKRLCIIGLGKMGSTLVKGLVQSGTLESDKIIGTDIFVNDVEKNPDFCNITTMNNNAKAVELSDIVLLAVKPQIINKVLEEIRTLCDGKIVISIAAGITLGHLEKALPTSCRIIRAMPNTPVLVREGVIAICSGKNVTEEDLTIVKGILESVGTVFVVEEEMMDTITALSGSGPAYVYIMIEALSDGGVLMGLPRALSTELAARTLVGAAKMVLESGKHPGELKDMVTSPGGTAIRGIENLESHGIRGILMDAVKEATKRARELNSQRGV, encoded by the coding sequence GTGGGCAAAAGATTGTGTATAATCGGTTTAGGGAAGATGGGAAGTACGTTAGTGAAAGGGTTAGTTCAATCAGGTACGCTTGAAAGTGATAAGATAATAGGAACCGATATTTTTGTGAATGATGTTGAAAAAAATCCTGACTTTTGTAATATAACAACCATGAACAACAATGCAAAGGCAGTTGAACTTTCTGATATTGTTTTACTTGCTGTAAAGCCGCAAATTATCAACAAGGTGTTGGAAGAAATAAGGACGTTATGTGATGGTAAGATAGTGATATCTATTGCCGCGGGAATAACTTTAGGGCATTTGGAAAAGGCTTTGCCGACATCGTGCAGAATAATTAGAGCGATGCCTAACACGCCTGTTTTGGTAAGAGAGGGAGTAATAGCTATTTGTAGTGGGAAAAATGTAACAGAAGAAGATTTAACTATAGTAAAAGGTATTTTGGAAAGTGTGGGTACGGTTTTTGTTGTAGAGGAAGAAATGATGGATACGATAACTGCTCTGAGTGGGAGCGGGCCTGCGTATGTGTATATAATGATAGAAGCGTTATCAGATGGCGGTGTTTTGATGGGATTGCCAAGAGCGCTTTCTACAGAGTTGGCTGCAAGAACTTTGGTTGGTGCTGCAAAAATGGTTTTGGAAAGTGGTAAACACCCTGGAGAGTTGAAAGATATGGTTACATCTCCTGGTGGAACAGCTATACGAGGTATAGAAAATTTAGAATCCCATGGTATTCGCGGTATTCTTATGGACGCAGTAAAAGAAGCAACAAAGCGTGCAAGGGAATTAAATTCTCAAAGAGGTGTTTGA